The Diospyros lotus cultivar Yz01 chromosome 15, ASM1463336v1, whole genome shotgun sequence genome has a window encoding:
- the LOC127791803 gene encoding probable leucine-rich repeat receptor-like serine/threonine-protein kinase At3g14840 isoform X2 translates to MMNNTILPRVLALLICAMSICFPVFASQANLTHSEVEVLELIGATLGKEDWDFSVDPCGGEKGWATLNPSNGFENAVTCDCSFSNNTVCHVISIVLKQQGLSGTLPQDLVRLPYFQKIDLTRNYLSGTIPPEWGTMNLVNISLLGNRLTGPIPKKLGNISTLVHLGVEFNQLSGAIPPEIGNLSRLEKLWLTSNNFTGELPEELARLTNLKDLRLADNYFTGKIPNFIQNWTNLGRLVIQASGLDGPIPFGIALLTKMTDLRISDLNGTQSSFPRLNNMINLKYLILRSCNLIGPLPEYLGGMEKLKSLDLSFNKLSGGIPSSFVNLAMTDYIYLTGNLLSGPVPGSVLTDGENIDLSFNNFSLSSSQACQQRNVNLFGSSLNGSTSISSCLGLCKQKINSFHINCGGGEVTDGGGTKYSADVDPAGNSNFFRSGSNWAFSNTGYFMDDDRADDSFIVRNNSRLSMNNYELYTNARLSASSLVYYGFCLLNQNYIVKLHFAEIMFTREEYYSNLGRRLFDVYIQGNLVDKDFNIADEIGGVGQEIIKPYNAVVTDGTLKIHFYWAGRGTTGIPSRGVYGPLISAISVEPDSIPPSEGRNVTSAGNVMSAGVVAGIVAAVALAIILLLGILWWKGCLRCKDTMDEDLKGIDLQIGSFTLRQIKAATNNFDVVNKIGEGGFGSVYKGLLSNGTLIAVKQLSSKSKQGNREFVNEIGMVSALQHPHLVKLHGCCIAGNQLFLVYEYMENNSLARALYGPEELQLKLGWRARYKICIGIAQGLTFLHEESRLKIVHRDIKATNVLLDKNLNPKISDFGLAKLNEEDNTHISTRIAGTYGYIAPEYAMHGYLTDKADVYSFGIVALEIVSGKSNSSFRPKETCFNLLGWALDLKEEGKLIELVDPKLGSDFNRDEAMVMINVALLCTNVSSSVRPTMSSVVRMLEGKATVKELISNGSNSVYDQMKLKGKMDDSQDSQEATMTNSMSKGTSTNMTLTDSSQPAGDLYLVNLDSNYMNQD, encoded by the exons AGTCCTGAAACAGCAAGGTCTTTCAGGGACTCTCCCACAAGACCTGGTGAGGCTCCCTTACTTCCAAAAAAT TGATCTAACCCGCAACTATCTTTCCGGCACCATCCCTCCAGAATGGGGCACCATGAATCTAGTAAACAT CTCCCTCCTTGGAAACCGGCTAACTGGTCCAATCCCAAAGAAACTTGGAAACATCAGCACACTTGTTCATCT AGGTGTGGAGTTCAATCAGCTGTCAGGAGCCATTCCTCCCGAGATTGGGAATCTTTCTCGCTTAGAGAAACT ATGGTTGACTTCAAATAATTTCACTGGGGAGCTCCCCGAAGAACTTGCGAGGCTGACCAACTTGAAGGACTT AAGGCTGGCTGACAACTACTTTACCGGAAAGATACCCAATTTCATCCAGAACTGGACAAATCTTGGCAGACT AGTGATTCAGGCTAGTGGTTTGGATGGTCCAATTCCTTTTGGCATTGCTCTTTTGACCAAAATGACTGACTT GAGAATCAGTGACTTAAATGGAACCCAATCGTCTTTTCCACGCCTTAATAATATGATAAACTTGAAGTATCT GATTTTGAGAAGTTGTAATCTTATTGGACCCTTACCTGAATATCTTGGGGGGATGGAAAAGTTGAAGAGTTT AGACCTCAGCTTTAACAAGTTAAGTGGAGGAATTCCAAGCAGCTTTGTTAATCTAGCAATGACTGATTACAT CTACTTAACTGGGAACTTGCTAAGCGGACCTGTGCCTGGTTCGGTGCTGACAGATGGAGAAAATAT TGATCTTTCATTTAACAACTTTAGTTTGAGCTCCTCCCAAGCTTGTCAGCAGAGAAACGT GAACTTATTTGGAAGCTCTTTGAATGGTAGCAC TTCAATTTCATCCTGCTTGGGACTTTGCAAACAAA AGATTAATTCCTTCCACATAAACTGTGGTGGGGGAGAAGTAACTGATGGTGGTGGCACCAAATATTCAGCCGATGTAGACCCAGCTGGGAATTCAAACTTCTTCCGAAGTGGAAGTAATTGGGCATTTAGTAACACAGGTTATTTTATGGATGACGATCGCGCGGATGATTCCTTTATTGTAAGAAATAATTCAAGGCTCTCAATGAATAATTATGAGTTATACACAAATGCACGACTTTCTGCCTCATCTCTGGTCTATTATGGGTTCTGTCTGCTGAACCAAAACTACATAGTGAAGCTTCACTTTGCAGAAATTATGTTTACTCGTGAAGAGTATTATAGCAACCTTGGAAGACGTCTATTTGATGTTTACATTCAG GGAAACTTAGTGGACAAAGATTTCAACATTGCAGATGAAATAGGTGGAGTTGGTCAGGAAATCATAAAGCCATACAATGCTGTAGTGACTGATGGAACACTAAAAATCCACTTTTACTGGGCTGGAAGAGGGACAACTGGTATCCCTAGTAGAGGTGTATATGGTCCCCTCATTTCAGCTATATCTGTAGAACCTG ATTCTATCCCGCCATCAGAAGGTCGAAATGTTACGTCCGCTGGAAATGTTATGTCCGCTGGTGTAGTGGCTGGGATTGTGGCTGCTGTAGCTTTGGCTATTATTTTGCTTCTAGGTATCCTTTGGTGGAAAGGATGCCTAAGATGCAAAGATACTATGGATGAAG ACTTGAAAGGTATAGACCTGCAAATTGGTTCATTCACCTTGAGGCAAATTAAAGCTGCCACAaacaactttgatgttgttaatAAGATTGGTGAGGGTGGTTTTGGTTCTGTTTATAAG GGACTTTTATCAAATGGCACACTAATTGCTGTAAAGCAGCTATCTTCCAAATCAAAGCAAGGGAACCGCGAGTTTGTAAACGAAATAGGGATGGTTTCTGCTTTACAACACCCTCATCTTGTAAAGCTGCATGGATGTTGCATTGCAGGCAATCAATTGTTCCTAGTATATGAATACATGGAAAATAATAGTCTTGCTCGTGCTTTGTACG GCCCAGAAGAGCTCCAGTTGAAATTGGGTTGGCGGGCAAGATACAAGATATGCATTGGTATAGCTCAAGGTTTGACTTTTCTCCACGAAGAATCAAGACTTAAGATTGTTCATAGAGACATCAAGGCTACCAATGTGTTGCTTGACAAGAATCTTAACCCTAAGATATCCGATTTTGGTTTGGCAAAACTTAATGAAGAGGATAATACCCATATAAGCACACGAATTGCAGGAACATA TGGATATATAGCACCAGAATACGCAATGCACGGCTACTTAACTGACAAAGCAGACGTATATAGCTTTGGAATTGTTGCACTGGAAATAGTTAGTGGAAAAAGTAACAGTAGTTTTCGGCCAAAGGAGACCTGTTTTAATCTTCTTGGTTGG GCACTCGATCTAAAAGAGGAGGGGAAACTGATAGAGCTAGTGGATCCAAAGTTGGGATCAGACTTCAACAGAGACGAGGCAATGGTGATGATTAATGTAGCTCTTCTGTGCACTAATGTTTCCTCGTCAGTTAGGCCTACCATGTCTTCAGTTGTAAGAATGCTTGAAGGTAAAGCAACTGTCAAGGAACTAATTTCAAATGGAAGCAACTCAGTTTATGACCAAATGAAGCTGAAAGGGAAGATGGATGACAGTCAAGATAGCCAAGAAGCAACGATGACAAATAGCATGTCCAAAGGCACATCAACCAACATGACATTGACTGATTCTTCTCAACCCGCTGGCGATCTTTACCTAGTCAATTTGGATTCTAATTATATGAACCAAGATTAA